In Microcoleus sp. FACHB-672, one DNA window encodes the following:
- the recG gene encoding ATP-dependent DNA helicase RecG, with protein sequence MIDNKPDWVRLQKALSIEAENGFSDLVGKQYRFSEFLHLSFSQAPAALSPNDRQRWGEIATAFAGYPDLSVENRQGLIADTRVFLLQMQRVFLRRDANQEQESEEKSSSSSNVKQPKTAPLAPAASSSTSTASLDQPLTRLSGIGPRNGERLASLGLYTVRDLLYYYPRDHIDYARQVNIRDLEPGETVTIVATIKRSNCYSSPKNKKLTILELVLKDSTGQLKISRFLVGRMSNRGWQEQQRRMYPAGAVIAASGLVKANKYGLTLDKPEMEVLDNSTGSIESMKIGRVLPVYPLTEGVGADVVRKAVLAAMPAVNQIQDAMPAGLRDRYGLMKLKEAISNIHFPTDRDILAEARRRLVFDEFFYLQLGLLSRRANQRQVQNSAILASTGQLINDFYKVLPFKLTNAQQRVVNDILNDLQKPEPMNRLVQGDVGAGKTVVAVVAMLAAIQSGYQAALMAPTEVLAEQHYRKLVSWLNLLHLPVELLTGSTKTAKRREIHAQLETGELPVLVGTHALIQEGVNFHQLGLIVIDEQHRFGVQQRAKLQQKGVEGVAHVLTMTATPIPRTLALTLHGDLDVSQIDELPPGRQAIQTTVLAGSERENAYDLLRREIVQGRQAYVVLPLVEESEKLDLKSAIEEYQHLQDVIFPDVPVGLLHGRLNSAQKEDAIGKFRDGHTKILVSTTVVEVGVDVPNATVMLIENAERFGLSQLHQLRGRIGRGAHKSFCLLMANPKATADAKQRLQVLEQSQDGFFISEMDMRLRGPGQVMGTRQSGLPDFVLASLVDDQEILVLARDAAEKVMQKDATLDTWPRLKRELELRYERMLGGAIWT encoded by the coding sequence ATGATCGACAACAAACCAGATTGGGTGCGATTACAAAAAGCTCTGTCAATTGAGGCAGAGAACGGCTTTAGTGACTTGGTGGGCAAACAATACCGCTTTAGCGAGTTTCTCCACCTGAGTTTCAGCCAAGCGCCGGCAGCCTTATCGCCGAATGATCGGCAACGGTGGGGAGAAATAGCCACAGCCTTTGCCGGCTATCCCGATCTGAGTGTTGAGAACAGGCAGGGTTTGATCGCAGATACCCGTGTGTTTCTACTTCAGATGCAGCGAGTTTTTCTGCGGCGAGACGCCAATCAGGAGCAGGAAAGCGAGGAGAAATCATCTTCAAGCTCAAATGTCAAGCAACCCAAAACCGCACCTTTGGCACCGGCAGCCAGCAGTTCTACATCGACTGCCTCCCTTGACCAACCGCTGACTCGCTTATCTGGAATAGGGCCAAGGAATGGGGAACGCTTAGCCAGCTTAGGTTTGTACACCGTCCGGGATCTGCTTTACTACTACCCTCGCGACCATATTGACTATGCGCGTCAGGTGAATATCCGCGACTTGGAACCGGGAGAAACGGTGACGATTGTGGCAACAATAAAGCGCAGCAATTGCTACAGCAGTCCCAAAAACAAGAAATTAACGATTCTAGAACTGGTCCTGAAAGACAGCACCGGCCAGCTTAAAATTAGCCGATTTCTTGTCGGTCGCATGAGTAATCGCGGGTGGCAAGAACAGCAAAGGCGAATGTACCCTGCCGGTGCAGTGATTGCGGCGTCGGGGTTGGTGAAAGCCAATAAATATGGCCTAACTCTGGATAAGCCAGAAATGGAAGTTTTAGACAACAGCACCGGCTCGATAGAGTCAATGAAAATCGGGCGGGTGCTGCCGGTTTATCCCCTGACGGAAGGTGTGGGGGCCGATGTCGTCAGAAAGGCCGTGCTTGCAGCGATGCCGGCAGTTAACCAGATTCAGGATGCGATGCCGGCGGGTTTGCGGGATCGCTATGGGTTGATGAAGTTGAAGGAGGCGATTTCCAACATTCACTTCCCAACCGACCGCGATATTTTGGCAGAAGCGCGACGCCGCCTGGTCTTTGATGAGTTTTTCTATCTTCAGTTGGGATTGCTGAGTCGCAGAGCTAATCAGCGCCAAGTTCAAAATAGTGCGATTCTGGCCTCTACCGGCCAGTTGATCAATGATTTCTACAAAGTATTACCGTTCAAACTCACAAACGCTCAGCAGCGAGTGGTCAATGATATCCTGAACGATTTGCAGAAACCGGAACCGATGAATCGGCTCGTGCAGGGGGATGTGGGTGCCGGTAAGACGGTGGTTGCCGTGGTGGCAATGCTGGCGGCGATTCAATCCGGCTACCAAGCAGCGCTGATGGCTCCCACGGAGGTGCTGGCAGAGCAGCATTATCGCAAGTTGGTATCGTGGTTAAATTTGCTACACCTGCCGGTGGAATTACTGACGGGTTCGACGAAAACGGCTAAGCGGCGAGAAATTCACGCGCAGTTAGAAACCGGGGAACTGCCGGTGTTAGTGGGGACTCACGCGCTGATTCAAGAAGGGGTGAATTTCCATCAACTCGGATTGATTGTGATCGATGAACAGCACCGTTTTGGAGTGCAGCAGCGGGCGAAGTTGCAGCAAAAAGGTGTGGAAGGGGTCGCTCATGTACTGACAATGACAGCGACGCCAATCCCAAGAACCCTTGCCTTGACGCTGCACGGGGATTTGGATGTAAGTCAAATTGATGAATTACCCCCAGGCCGGCAAGCGATACAGACAACAGTTTTAGCCGGCAGTGAGCGAGAAAATGCTTACGATCTGCTGCGTCGGGAAATCGTGCAAGGCCGGCAAGCCTATGTGGTGCTGCCGCTGGTGGAAGAGTCGGAAAAGCTGGATTTAAAGTCAGCCATTGAGGAGTATCAGCACTTACAGGATGTGATTTTTCCAGATGTGCCGGTGGGGTTGCTGCACGGACGTTTGAATTCGGCCCAGAAGGAAGACGCAATTGGCAAGTTTCGAGACGGTCATACAAAGATTCTCGTTTCTACTACTGTAGTGGAAGTCGGGGTAGATGTGCCCAATGCTACCGTGATGTTAATTGAAAATGCGGAGCGTTTTGGACTGTCTCAGTTGCACCAGTTGCGCGGTCGTATCGGTCGAGGTGCCCACAAATCCTTCTGTCTACTAATGGCCAATCCCAAGGCAACGGCGGATGCGAAACAGCGGTTGCAGGTATTGGAACAGTCCCAGGATGGGTTTTTTATTTCCGAGATGGATATGCGGTTGCGCGGACCCGGTCAGGTGATGGGAACGCGGCAGTCTGGGTTGCCGGATTTTGTGCTGGCTAGTTTGGTGGACGATCAGGAGATTTTGGTGCTGGCACGGGATGCGGCTGAGAAGGTGATGCAGAAGGATGCAACGCTGGATACTTGGCCCCGGTTAAAGCGGGAATTGGAGTTGCGCTATGAGCGAATGCTGGGTGGAGCGATTTGGACGTGA
- a CDS encoding DUF4351 domain-containing protein has translation MGLLNRRLGTVEPQLQECIQQLSIPQLEDLAEALLDFSQVGDLVTWLDSQQLAQG, from the coding sequence ATGGGCCTACTCAACCGGCGACTCGGTACAGTTGAGCCACAGTTGCAAGAGTGCATTCAACAGTTATCAATTCCTCAATTAGAGGATTTAGCTGAGGCGTTGCTAGATTTTTCCCAGGTTGGGGATTTAGTGACTTGGCTGGATAGTCAGCAGTTAGCTCAAGGATAG